A region of Longimicrobium sp. DNA encodes the following proteins:
- a CDS encoding ABC-F family ATP-binding cassette domain-containing protein — translation MTLVRLQDAGKQFGDRWVLRNVSFTVAQGERWGIVGRNGVGKTTLFRMMTGDHDATEGEIWRHPGLRFTLMRQNRGEQSDANIHEAAMAPFAELVAMERRLHDDMERLAGLPSGSAEADRLLQSYDRHMDEFRRRGGYEMRARADATLEGLGFPQDTWPKPVRALSGGELGRLRLVQTLLAEPDVLLLDEPTNHLDLRSTEWLEEYLRAYPGTVLVVSHDRVFLERLADHILHLEEGTAYAYTGNFDAFLTQREERRMVQQKQFERQQAQIARTEDFIRRNLAGQKTKQAKSRRTLLSRMDRVSAVSGDERAMALSFGETSRSGGTVMRMDGVQCAYGDRVLFAPFSGEVSRTERIAVIGPNGCGKSTLMRVLAGVAQPARGSVVLGAGVRTGYYRQDFTHLNPDHKIREEVALVAPRITTQELRSHLGRFLFSGDDAESRVGDLSGGEQARVALAKITLERANLLLLDEPTNHLDLESREALEESLEDFDGTVILISHDRAFLSATATRVWGFHDGRIEDFAGGYDEWTEHVKRRADAAPATRAAASSAAASAPARVATGLSKNEQRRREREMERLEADIAKLETRIAEIEAALGDSALYAPGSDPERARKLTAELGTAQSSLAAAYESWERMGEELAGV, via the coding sequence ATGACGCTGGTGCGGCTGCAGGACGCGGGGAAGCAGTTCGGCGACCGATGGGTCCTGCGCAACGTGTCGTTCACCGTCGCGCAGGGTGAGCGCTGGGGGATCGTGGGGCGGAACGGGGTGGGGAAGACCACCCTGTTCCGCATGATGACGGGCGACCACGACGCCACCGAGGGTGAGATCTGGCGCCACCCGGGGCTGCGCTTCACCCTGATGCGCCAGAACCGAGGCGAGCAGAGCGACGCCAACATCCACGAAGCGGCGATGGCCCCCTTCGCTGAGCTGGTGGCGATGGAGCGCCGCCTCCACGACGACATGGAGCGCCTCGCCGGGCTCCCGTCAGGGTCCGCCGAGGCCGACCGGCTCCTGCAGTCGTACGACCGCCACATGGACGAGTTCAGGCGCCGCGGCGGCTACGAGATGCGCGCCCGCGCCGACGCCACGCTCGAGGGTCTCGGCTTTCCGCAGGACACGTGGCCCAAGCCCGTCCGCGCCCTGAGCGGCGGCGAGCTGGGGCGGCTGCGCCTGGTGCAGACCCTCCTGGCCGAGCCCGACGTCCTGCTCCTGGACGAGCCCACCAACCACCTGGACCTGCGCTCCACCGAGTGGCTGGAGGAGTACCTGCGCGCCTACCCGGGCACGGTGCTCGTCGTCTCGCACGACCGCGTCTTCCTGGAGCGGCTCGCGGATCACATCCTCCACCTGGAAGAGGGAACGGCGTACGCCTACACGGGCAACTTCGACGCCTTCCTCACCCAGCGCGAGGAGCGGCGGATGGTGCAGCAGAAGCAGTTCGAGCGGCAGCAGGCGCAGATCGCCCGCACCGAAGACTTCATCCGCCGCAACCTGGCGGGGCAGAAGACGAAGCAGGCCAAGAGCCGCCGCACCCTCCTCTCCCGCATGGACCGCGTATCCGCGGTTTCGGGCGACGAGCGCGCGATGGCCCTCAGCTTCGGCGAGACCTCGCGCAGTGGCGGCACGGTGATGCGGATGGACGGCGTGCAGTGCGCGTACGGGGACCGCGTCCTCTTCGCCCCCTTCTCGGGCGAGGTGTCGCGGACGGAGCGCATCGCCGTCATCGGCCCCAACGGGTGCGGCAAGTCGACGCTGATGAGGGTGCTGGCGGGCGTCGCGCAACCCGCGCGGGGCTCGGTGGTGCTGGGCGCGGGGGTGCGCACCGGCTACTACCGCCAGGACTTCACCCACCTGAACCCCGACCACAAGATTCGCGAGGAGGTGGCCCTCGTCGCGCCGCGCATCACCACGCAGGAGCTGCGCAGCCACCTGGGCCGCTTCCTCTTCAGCGGTGACGACGCCGAGTCGCGCGTGGGCGACCTTTCCGGCGGTGAGCAGGCGCGCGTCGCGCTCGCCAAGATCACGCTGGAGCGCGCCAACCTCCTCCTGCTGGACGAGCCCACGAACCACCTGGACCTGGAAAGCCGCGAAGCGCTGGAGGAGTCGCTGGAGGACTTCGACGGCACCGTCATCCTGATCTCCCACGACCGCGCCTTCCTCTCCGCCACGGCGACGCGCGTCTGGGGCTTCCACGACGGCCGTATCGAGGACTTCGCCGGCGGCTACGACGAATGGACGGAGCACGTGAAGCGCCGCGCCGATGCCGCGCCCGCCACCCGCGCCGCCGCGTCGTCCGCCGCCGCCTCCGCGCCCGCACGAGTCGCAACCGGCCTCTCCAAGAACGAGCAGCGCCGCCGAGAGCGCGAAATGGAGCGCCTCGAAGCCGACATCGCCAAGCTGGAGACGCGCATCGCCGAGATCGAAGCCGCCCTCGGCGACTCCGCGCTCTACGCCCCCGGCAGCGACCCCGAGCGCGCCCGCAAGCTCACCGCCGAGCTCGGCACCGCCCAATCCAGCCTCGCCGCCGCCTACGAATCGTGGGAGCGGATGGGGGAGGAGCTGGCGGGGGTGTAG
- a CDS encoding LEA type 2 family protein, with product MKIRTVWTSLALVLLVALSACTAGFRQPRVELEGIQLGSLGLGGGTVLVNVRIENPNPVGFRADSLEYELFLRNPDAQGDSAWTRFAQGVHTERFTIGANDTETVQIPVEFSFSQLGSAGQQLLRRGSFQYRAVGNVNVRTSFGGRQVPFRKTGTFTLSGGVR from the coding sequence ATGAAGATTCGTACTGTGTGGACATCGCTCGCGCTCGTGCTGCTGGTGGCGCTTTCGGCTTGCACGGCGGGCTTCCGCCAGCCACGCGTGGAGCTGGAGGGGATTCAGCTCGGCAGCCTGGGGCTGGGAGGCGGAACGGTGCTGGTGAACGTTCGCATCGAGAACCCCAACCCGGTCGGCTTCCGCGCGGACAGCCTCGAGTACGAGCTGTTCCTGCGCAACCCGGACGCGCAGGGCGACAGCGCGTGGACGCGCTTCGCGCAGGGCGTTCACACGGAGCGGTTCACCATCGGCGCCAACGACACGGAGACGGTGCAGATCCCGGTGGAGTTCTCCTTCAGCCAGCTCGGAAGCGCCGGGCAGCAGCTCCTCCGCCGCGGCAGCTTCCAGTACCGCGCGGTGGGCAACGTGAACGTGCGCACTTCCTTCGGCGGGCGGCAGGTGCCGTTCCGTAAGACGGGAACCTTTACGCTCTCCGGCGGCGTGCGATGA
- a CDS encoding ABC transporter ATP-binding protein — protein sequence MTTTPLPLVVESLRKAYRRRPILDGVSFVLRPGEAVALLGANGAGKSTLLGCITGDRLPDGGTVRICGADPFSDPVRAARCMGVVPEHPFLYGELTVAEMLRFVAAARGMDDAEAETARLVELLGLTGAEGTLCRELSQGMGRKTAIIAALLHGPRVLLLDEALNGLDRTSAERLVGELDARRRAGAAVLVSSHDLEFVAEWCGRGLLLQGGKPVKALDGDEWAAWRRAPSLHGTSR from the coding sequence GTGACCACCACTCCGCTCCCGCTCGTCGTCGAGTCCCTGCGCAAGGCCTACCGCAGGCGCCCTATCTTGGACGGCGTCTCTTTCGTGCTGCGGCCGGGCGAGGCCGTGGCGCTGCTGGGCGCGAACGGGGCGGGGAAGAGCACCCTCCTCGGCTGCATCACCGGGGACCGGCTGCCGGACGGCGGAACGGTGCGCATCTGCGGCGCGGACCCGTTTTCGGACCCCGTGCGCGCGGCGCGGTGTATGGGCGTGGTCCCCGAGCACCCGTTCCTGTACGGCGAGCTCACGGTGGCGGAGATGCTCCGCTTCGTGGCCGCCGCCCGCGGGATGGACGATGCGGAGGCGGAAACGGCGCGGCTCGTGGAGCTGCTCGGCCTCACGGGTGCCGAAGGGACGCTGTGCCGCGAGCTGTCGCAGGGGATGGGGCGCAAGACGGCGATCATCGCCGCGCTCCTCCACGGGCCTCGGGTTCTACTGCTCGACGAGGCGCTCAACGGCCTCGACCGCACCTCGGCGGAGCGGCTGGTGGGGGAGCTGGATGCGCGCCGCCGCGCCGGAGCGGCCGTCCTCGTCTCCAGCCACGACCTTGAGTTTGTGGCGGAGTGGTGCGGGCGCGGGCTTCTGCTCCAGGGAGGGAAGCCGGTGAAGGCGCTCGACGGTGACGAATGGGCTGCGTGGCGGCGGGCACCTTCGCTGCATGGAACATCCCGATAA
- a CDS encoding replication-associated recombination protein A — translation MSDSLDMFGAPEAPKERPRPATPAADAPLAERMRPRTLDEIVGQPHLAGPDGTLRKLLETGYLPNLILHGPPGSGKTTLARVIAGDADSTFVPFNAVSEGVPRLRDVVKEATARKKAGDGTLLFVDEIHRLNKGQQDFLLPSLESGLVTLVGATTEHPAFEINPALLSRSQVLVLRSLSDDDVRDVLRRALADAERGLGGSVALDTDAEDLIIHTSGGDARQALNGLETAARLVRGTGTVTAEVAREALQQRTARYDATLAYEMLSAFHKSLRSSSGSGALYWAMRMLNGGEDPRTLFRRLVAAAYEDVGLADPQAGIVATQALMAFERMGLPEGLLPLSNAILYVANAPKSNRAYVALHAATDAAREHPDAPVPLHLRNATTKLMRDWGYAEGYKYAHDFEGGYTPQQCLPDEIAGVRFYEPSDRGYEAKIAARMRERGGIE, via the coding sequence TTGAGCGACTCACTGGACATGTTCGGTGCGCCCGAGGCGCCGAAGGAGCGCCCCCGTCCCGCCACGCCCGCCGCCGACGCGCCGCTCGCGGAGCGCATGAGGCCGCGCACATTGGACGAGATCGTGGGCCAGCCGCACCTCGCCGGGCCCGACGGCACCCTGCGCAAGCTGCTGGAGACCGGCTACCTCCCCAACCTCATCCTCCACGGCCCCCCCGGGAGCGGCAAGACGACGCTGGCGCGCGTGATCGCGGGTGACGCGGACTCCACCTTCGTCCCCTTCAACGCCGTCAGCGAGGGCGTGCCGCGGCTGCGCGACGTGGTGAAGGAAGCCACGGCGCGGAAGAAGGCAGGGGACGGCACGCTCCTCTTCGTCGACGAAATCCATCGCCTCAACAAGGGGCAGCAGGACTTTCTTCTCCCCTCGCTGGAGAGCGGACTGGTGACGCTGGTGGGCGCCACCACCGAGCACCCCGCGTTCGAGATCAACCCCGCGCTCCTTTCGCGCTCGCAGGTCCTCGTCCTCCGCTCGCTGAGCGACGACGACGTCCGCGACGTCCTGCGCCGCGCGCTGGCCGATGCGGAGCGCGGACTTGGCGGCAGCGTGGCGCTCGACACGGACGCCGAGGACCTCATCATCCACACCTCCGGCGGCGATGCGCGGCAGGCGCTGAACGGGCTGGAAACGGCCGCGCGTCTGGTGCGCGGCACGGGCACGGTGACGGCCGAGGTGGCGCGAGAGGCGCTCCAGCAGCGCACGGCGCGCTACGACGCCACCCTCGCTTACGAGATGCTCAGCGCCTTCCACAAGTCGCTGCGCTCGTCCTCGGGCTCGGGGGCGCTGTACTGGGCGATGCGGATGCTCAACGGCGGCGAGGATCCGCGCACCCTCTTCCGCCGCCTGGTGGCCGCGGCGTACGAGGACGTCGGCCTGGCCGATCCGCAGGCCGGGATCGTCGCGACGCAGGCGCTGATGGCGTTCGAGCGGATGGGGCTCCCGGAGGGTCTCCTCCCGCTCTCGAACGCGATCCTGTACGTCGCCAACGCGCCGAAGTCGAACCGCGCCTACGTCGCGCTCCACGCCGCTACGGACGCTGCCAGGGAGCACCCGGACGCCCCCGTCCCGCTCCACCTGCGCAACGCGACCACGAAGCTGATGCGCGACTGGGGCTACGCCGAGGGCTACAAGTACGCCCACGACTTCGAGGGCGGCTACACCCCGCAGCAGTGCCTGCCGGACGAGATCGCGGGGGTGCGCTTCTACGAGCCCTCGGATCGCGGCTACGAGGCCAAGATCGCCGCGCGCATGCGGGAGCGCGGCGGCATCGAGTGA
- a CDS encoding ZIP family metal transporter gives MNAALLYALAAAGANLAGGLLITAARPRSAEAQRMLIAFGGGFMLATVCVGMLPEALEARGAPLAVLVGYLLVHLTQHVVTPHFHFGEETHHHEMVGRWVGITALVGLLLHTFFDGVAIASAFGVGAWLGLLVFVAILLHKIPEGITVASIMLASGNSRRRAIGAVALLGVSTVLGVLLTRYIAVLAEHGLALSAGVTLYVAASNLIPEVQKGRSWPLALAVFGGAGLYLLASHLVHGIVH, from the coding sequence TTGAACGCTGCTCTGCTGTACGCCCTCGCCGCGGCGGGGGCGAATCTCGCCGGGGGGCTCCTGATCACCGCGGCGCGCCCGCGCAGCGCGGAGGCGCAGCGGATGCTGATCGCCTTCGGGGGCGGCTTCATGCTGGCCACCGTCTGCGTGGGGATGCTCCCCGAGGCGCTGGAGGCGCGCGGCGCCCCCCTCGCGGTGCTCGTCGGCTACCTGCTGGTGCACCTCACGCAGCACGTCGTCACGCCGCACTTCCACTTCGGCGAGGAAACGCACCACCACGAGATGGTGGGGCGCTGGGTGGGGATCACGGCGCTGGTGGGACTCCTCCTGCACACCTTTTTCGACGGCGTCGCCATCGCCAGCGCATTCGGCGTGGGCGCGTGGCTGGGGCTGCTCGTCTTCGTCGCCATCCTCCTGCACAAGATTCCGGAGGGGATCACCGTCGCCTCCATCATGCTCGCCAGCGGCAACTCGCGGCGGCGCGCGATCGGCGCGGTGGCGCTCCTGGGGGTGTCGACGGTGCTGGGCGTGTTGCTGACGCGCTACATCGCCGTGCTTGCCGAGCACGGGCTGGCGCTGAGCGCGGGCGTGACGCTGTACGTGGCCGCCTCCAACCTGATCCCCGAGGTCCAAAAGGGGCGGAGCTGGCCGCTGGCGCTGGCGGTGTTCGGCGGGGCGGGGCTCTACCTGCTGGCCTCTCACCTCGTGCACGGGATCGTCCATTGA
- the acpS gene encoding holo-ACP synthase has translation MIVGLGMDLVSVERVWTMIQRRPERALRRLFSAAEARRCAGSRHPAESYAARFAAKEAFFKALGTGVGRGGEWTDVEVVSLPSGAPTLRLSGRAADAATARGAVLIHLTMTHSEDTAGAVVILEA, from the coding sequence ATGATCGTGGGCCTCGGGATGGACCTGGTGAGCGTGGAGCGCGTGTGGACGATGATCCAGCGGCGCCCCGAGCGCGCCCTGCGCCGCCTCTTCTCCGCCGCGGAGGCGCGCCGCTGCGCCGGGAGCCGCCACCCGGCCGAGTCGTACGCCGCGCGCTTCGCCGCCAAGGAGGCGTTCTTCAAGGCGCTCGGCACCGGCGTGGGCCGCGGCGGCGAGTGGACGGACGTGGAGGTCGTCTCCCTCCCCTCCGGCGCGCCCACCCTGCGCCTCTCCGGCCGTGCCGCCGATGCCGCAACAGCACGTGGCGCCGTCCTCATCCACCTCACCATGACCCACTCCGAAGACACCGCCGGCGCCGTCGTGATCCTCGAAGCGTAG
- the dacB gene encoding D-alanyl-D-alanine carboxypeptidase/D-alanyl-D-alanine-endopeptidase — translation MKSILAVLTLAAALAGGVPVHAQLSAAGSPGAASSRVAELERDLRAILRGSGMGGASHGVLVVSLDRGDTLFARNADARLTPASTLKLFSTAAALHYLGPEFRWTTYLLAEGEVRGGVLAGDLVLFGTGDPTLGSRRFPGTSRALDALADSLRARGVREVSGGVVADGSFFDPRLRGQGWTAEDLVSWFGAPVSALVTVENLAGGRPVDEPVRVAGERFRTALARAGIRVRGGVRTVREPALSRAGFHARGPAAGAHVLATYCSPALRDVVRVTNHVSHNLFADEALRTVGRVAGGEGSFEAGERAVARMLSHTDPPRMLDGSGLSRLDRVSARTVVALLAAMARSPEAPVFRASLPVAGSEAGLRRMYGTAAAGNLRAKTGTLATVSALSGYVTAADGERLAFSIITNGVPRTALAKEAENRIGARLAQFRR, via the coding sequence ATGAAGTCGATCCTGGCCGTACTCACCCTCGCCGCGGCACTCGCCGGCGGCGTCCCCGTCCACGCGCAGCTTTCCGCCGCCGGCTCCCCGGGCGCGGCCTCGTCCCGAGTGGCCGAGCTGGAGCGCGACCTGCGCGCCATCCTGCGCGGTTCCGGCATGGGGGGCGCGAGCCACGGCGTCCTGGTGGTGTCGCTGGACCGCGGCGACACGCTCTTCGCCCGGAACGCGGACGCGCGGCTCACCCCCGCCTCCACGCTGAAGCTGTTCAGCACCGCGGCGGCGCTCCACTACCTGGGGCCGGAGTTCCGCTGGACCACCTACCTCCTGGCGGAGGGGGAGGTGCGCGGCGGCGTTCTGGCGGGCGACCTCGTCCTGTTCGGCACCGGCGATCCCACGCTGGGGAGTAGGCGCTTCCCCGGCACCTCGCGCGCCCTCGATGCTCTCGCGGACTCGCTCCGCGCACGCGGCGTGCGCGAGGTGTCCGGCGGCGTGGTGGCGGATGGCTCCTTCTTCGACCCGCGCCTGCGCGGCCAGGGGTGGACCGCCGAGGACCTCGTGAGCTGGTTCGGTGCGCCGGTCTCCGCACTCGTGACCGTCGAGAACCTCGCCGGCGGCCGCCCGGTGGACGAGCCGGTGCGCGTGGCCGGCGAGCGATTCCGCACGGCACTCGCCCGCGCCGGGATTAGGGTGCGCGGCGGCGTGAGGACGGTTCGCGAGCCCGCGCTCTCGCGTGCAGGCTTCCACGCTCGGGGGCCCGCGGCGGGCGCGCACGTCCTCGCCACCTACTGCTCGCCCGCGCTGCGCGACGTGGTGCGCGTGACCAACCACGTCAGCCACAACCTCTTCGCCGACGAAGCGCTGCGGACGGTCGGCCGCGTGGCCGGCGGCGAGGGCTCCTTCGAGGCCGGCGAGCGCGCCGTCGCCCGCATGCTTTCCCACACCGATCCGCCGCGGATGCTGGACGGCTCCGGCCTCTCGCGGCTGGACCGCGTGAGCGCCCGCACGGTCGTCGCGCTGCTGGCCGCGATGGCGCGCTCCCCTGAGGCCCCCGTGTTCCGCGCCTCCCTCCCGGTCGCGGGGAGCGAGGCGGGGCTGCGCCGGATGTACGGCACCGCCGCCGCCGGCAATCTCCGCGCGAAAACGGGCACCCTCGCCACCGTCTCCGCCCTCTCCGGCTACGTAACGGCCGCCGACGGCGAGCGCCTGGCCTTCAGCATCATCACCAACGGCGTCCCCCGCACCGCCCTCGCCAAGGAGGCCGAGAACCGCATCGGCGCTCGCCTCGCGCAGTTCCGCCGCTGA
- a CDS encoding C40 family peptidase gives MRSAVDETTALVEAVREEFAPDPRTAVFEVSVEVDGDAVALVGVTSEANAADELRLRIAGLTGWREVRDEVQRLPDTGPEEMVHALVTSAVAPMLSGPAVRETQISQTVLGNRLVVLRSVGRWLQCRAYDGYIGWIHAGYLALQHEHEARSWEVGGAGEPWISLGSEVIGHDGERIIFLPWGARVIREPDGLVRLPDGRIGTPHGDIFPAALRPMSFPGVGEAMCETASRWLGAPYLWGGVTMGGVDCSGYVQAIHRLHGTTIPRDSDQQSRSGVEIDPGEDFSRLKAGDLLFFAEDSGGRVTHVTMSTGGSRIIHSSLGNGGVARNDMMGRRNYERELRRIFVCARRMI, from the coding sequence GTGAGGAGCGCCGTGGACGAGACGACCGCGCTGGTGGAGGCGGTGCGCGAGGAGTTCGCGCCCGACCCCCGTACCGCCGTCTTCGAGGTTTCGGTGGAGGTGGATGGCGACGCCGTCGCGCTGGTGGGCGTCACCTCCGAGGCAAACGCGGCGGACGAGCTGCGGCTGCGCATCGCGGGGCTCACCGGGTGGCGCGAGGTGCGCGACGAGGTGCAGCGCCTTCCGGACACGGGTCCGGAGGAGATGGTGCACGCGCTCGTCACCTCCGCCGTGGCGCCGATGCTCTCCGGCCCCGCCGTTCGCGAGACGCAGATCTCGCAGACGGTGCTGGGGAACCGGCTGGTGGTGCTGCGCAGCGTCGGCCGCTGGCTCCAGTGCCGCGCGTACGACGGCTACATCGGCTGGATCCACGCGGGGTACCTGGCGCTCCAGCACGAGCACGAAGCCCGCTCCTGGGAGGTCGGCGGCGCGGGTGAGCCGTGGATCTCGCTCGGCTCCGAGGTCATCGGGCACGACGGGGAGCGCATCATCTTCCTCCCCTGGGGCGCGCGCGTGATCCGCGAGCCGGATGGCCTGGTGCGCCTCCCCGACGGCCGCATCGGCACGCCCCACGGAGACATCTTCCCCGCGGCGCTGCGTCCCATGTCCTTTCCCGGGGTCGGCGAGGCGATGTGCGAGACGGCGTCGCGCTGGCTCGGCGCGCCGTACCTGTGGGGCGGGGTGACGATGGGTGGCGTGGACTGCTCCGGCTACGTGCAGGCGATCCACCGTCTCCACGGCACCACCATCCCCCGCGACTCGGACCAGCAGTCGCGCAGCGGCGTCGAGATCGATCCCGGCGAGGACTTCTCGCGGCTCAAGGCCGGCGACCTCCTCTTCTTCGCGGAGGACTCTGGCGGCCGCGTGACGCACGTCACCATGTCCACGGGCGGCTCGCGCATCATCCACTCGTCGCTGGGCAACGGCGGCGTCGCGCGCAACGACATGATGGGCCGCCGCAACTACGAGCGCGAGCTGCGCCGCATCTTCGTGTGCGCGCGGCGGATGATCTAA
- a CDS encoding aminotransferase class V-fold PLP-dependent enzyme, with the protein MAATAQTAAPALDVRALREREFPTATRAPYLNAAAVAPLPERAVRAIDAFNRRRASAHDLTGDDFEPTLTRAREAAARLVGADADEIALLPNTSYGINLAAHVLPLRPGQRVVVSDREFPANVYPWMQLARNAGVTLDLVPADEFGRPDEARILAELERGGVGIFALSSVQFASGYNAVLERFGSVCREQGIFFVVDAIQSLGQVPVDVRAANVDVLATGGHKWLCSPFGTGFAYVRRELVTQLEPPVVGWTAIAGTLDYSRLLDYRYKFWDTARRFEVATLPFQDIAGMTESLTLLHDIGPENIRRHVLELLDPLVEWLRSTGAAEIVSDLRPEHRSGIFCFRPPDAERAFRALGRAGVNCVLREGAIRISPHLYNTDDDIAVVMDVLSRPETW; encoded by the coding sequence TTGGCCGCAACCGCGCAGACCGCCGCACCGGCGCTGGACGTACGCGCCCTCCGCGAGCGGGAGTTCCCCACCGCCACGCGCGCGCCGTACCTCAACGCCGCCGCCGTGGCGCCCCTTCCAGAGCGCGCCGTCCGCGCCATCGACGCGTTCAACCGTCGCCGCGCGTCCGCGCACGACCTGACGGGCGACGACTTCGAGCCGACGCTCACCCGCGCGCGCGAGGCCGCCGCGCGCCTCGTCGGCGCCGATGCGGACGAGATCGCCCTCCTCCCCAACACGAGCTACGGGATCAACCTGGCCGCGCACGTGCTGCCGCTGCGGCCGGGGCAGCGCGTGGTGGTGAGCGACCGCGAGTTCCCGGCCAACGTGTACCCGTGGATGCAGCTTGCGCGCAACGCGGGTGTCACGCTCGACCTCGTCCCCGCCGACGAGTTCGGACGGCCGGACGAGGCGCGCATCCTGGCGGAGCTGGAGCGCGGCGGCGTCGGCATCTTTGCGCTCTCTTCCGTGCAGTTTGCGTCCGGGTACAACGCCGTGCTGGAGCGCTTCGGGAGCGTGTGCCGCGAGCAGGGGATCTTCTTCGTGGTGGACGCGATCCAGTCGCTCGGCCAGGTGCCGGTGGACGTGCGCGCCGCCAACGTCGACGTCCTGGCGACCGGCGGGCACAAGTGGCTGTGCAGCCCCTTCGGCACCGGCTTCGCCTACGTGCGTCGCGAGCTGGTCACGCAGCTGGAGCCGCCTGTGGTGGGGTGGACGGCGATCGCGGGGACGCTCGATTACAGCCGCCTCCTCGATTACCGCTACAAGTTCTGGGACACGGCACGCCGCTTCGAGGTGGCGACGCTCCCCTTCCAGGACATCGCGGGGATGACGGAGTCGCTCACGCTTCTCCACGACATCGGTCCCGAGAACATCCGGCGGCACGTGCTGGAGCTGCTCGACCCGCTGGTGGAGTGGCTCCGCTCGACGGGCGCGGCGGAGATCGTCAGCGACCTGCGTCCCGAGCACCGCAGCGGGATCTTCTGCTTCCGTCCCCCGGACGCGGAGCGCGCGTTCCGGGCGCTGGGGCGCGCGGGCGTGAACTGCGTCCTGCGCGAGGGCGCCATCCGGATCTCGCCACACCTCTACAACACTGATGACGACATCGCCGTGGTGATGGACGTCCTTTCCCGTCCGGAGACCTGGTGA
- a CDS encoding regulatory protein RecX, with protein MKITAIQPQKNHAERLNVHVDGAFRLALAAEIVLAEGLRVGDEMPEARILELEARDQTWKAREAALHLLAFRPRTAAELRRRLREKGYAPEVTDGVVERLGETGVVDDSSFAEMFVRDRVRLRPKGKRILAQELRARGVDGEMAQAAIEDVMERENTTDADLARQAAARWRPRPGEDPQASRRRLYGFLARRGFASEAIMAVLDEALAPEAGEFQ; from the coding sequence GTGAAGATCACCGCGATTCAGCCTCAAAAGAACCACGCCGAGCGGCTCAACGTGCACGTGGATGGCGCCTTCCGCCTGGCGCTCGCCGCGGAGATCGTGCTGGCCGAGGGGCTGCGCGTGGGCGACGAGATGCCGGAAGCGCGCATCCTGGAGCTGGAGGCGCGCGACCAGACGTGGAAGGCGCGAGAGGCGGCGCTGCACCTCCTCGCCTTCCGCCCGCGCACCGCCGCCGAGCTTCGCCGTCGTCTGCGCGAAAAAGGCTACGCCCCCGAGGTCACCGACGGCGTCGTCGAACGGCTGGGCGAGACCGGAGTGGTGGACGACTCCTCCTTCGCCGAGATGTTCGTGCGCGACCGCGTCCGCCTGCGCCCCAAGGGGAAGCGCATCCTCGCCCAGGAGCTGCGCGCCAGGGGCGTCGACGGCGAGATGGCGCAGGCCGCCATCGAGGACGTGATGGAGCGCGAGAACACCACCGACGCCGACCTCGCGCGCCAGGCCGCCGCCCGCTGGCGTCCCCGCCCCGGCGAGGACCCGCAGGCCTCCCGCCGCCGCCTCTACGGCTTCCTCGCCCGCCGCGGCTTCGCCAGCGAAGCGATCATGGCCGTGCTGGACGAAGCGCTGGCTCCGGAGGCGGGGGAGTTTCAATAA
- a CDS encoding Txe/YoeB family addiction module toxin, protein MAKRKRPKTELDSGAAVGRSQRHLLVQPQFWEDLHYWEQEDSRVADRLMRLVEETRRDPFQGIGKPEPLRREFAGVWSRRLTDEHRFVYRVVEGALVCLQGRYHYK, encoded by the coding sequence TTGGCTAAACGGAAAAGGCCCAAGACAGAGTTGGATTCAGGTGCCGCTGTGGGACGATCCCAGCGGCACCTGCTCGTTCAGCCCCAGTTCTGGGAGGATCTTCACTACTGGGAGCAGGAGGATTCGAGGGTAGCCGACCGCCTGATGCGGCTCGTCGAGGAGACCCGCCGCGACCCGTTTCAGGGTATCGGGAAACCGGAGCCGCTGAGACGCGAGTTCGCGGGCGTCTGGTCCCGCCGGCTTACCGACGAGCACCGCTTCGTCTACAGGGTTGTTGAAGGCGCGCTCGTTTGCCTCCAGGGACGCTACCATTACAAATGA